The window TTTATTGATACGGCGACCCCCGAGCTCTACACTCCTTCCCTCAGCGACGGACGTGCCCacgagacacacacacacacacacacacgtatatgtgCTGATCAGCCCTCTGGCTGCTTCTGCCGACTTCCtgggagccggacatgggaccCCAGGACTGGGCTGGGGCCCAATCCACCGTCTGGATCCCAAACCTGCCCCGAATTGGGGGCCCCTCTTGGGCAAAAGGCCCCCTCTGACTTTTCCCATCTGTCTCAGGCCTTGCGGGAGGCAGTGGGCACTTGCTTACCTTATAGCTGGGGGTACCAGACTGCATAGCAAGCTCAGCTCAGGGCTATGGGGAGCACTGGAAgcccaggtggggtgggggaggggagggcagcctgCAGTCGTGGCTGGCTCCCCTCAGTTTCTGGGTATTGGCCTACCTACAGCAACCTGCGGCCTGGGAAGTCCTGCTGCCGGCTGGCCGCATCTCACAGAGGACTGGGCTGGAGCTAGAGACAACAGCTGTTTGCTGACTGGCTGGATGGGCTGGTTGATGGCCAGGGGCTTCATTCAGGAAAGCCCAGCCGCCCTGCCCTGGGCACACTGCTCATTGCCATTCACTGGGGCTCCATTTGAACTTTGTGTTGTTCTCTGCTGTTTCCCGGGGCCTAGAAGAGGGCTGACATTTAACAGGCACTTGACAAATACGTGTTTTTAGTCAATGCTGAGGACACAGACATGAATAGTCCAAATCTGGAGGACAAGGCAGAAGTATCAACAGACAACTGCCATTCGATGAGATGTCTCTTTGTGAGGACATGTGGGAATGTGTACAGGCACTGCCTGGCCGGCCGAggaagtcagagaaggcttcccgGAGCAGACAggctttgaaggatgaataggagtcaGACCAGGCAAGGACTATGGGCAACGGTATTCCTGGGATaagcagcagaagcaggagggTGTGAGAGCATGCTTGAAAGGATACAGCGGCCGGAAGGACGGAACCAAGGGCGGTGGGGAGGCAGTAGCTGAGCAGGCTGAGGGGCAGACCGGGGCCAGGACCATGCGAGCTGAGTGGCTGATGGTACCCTGCAGATTCTGTCAAAAGACAAGGCCCTCAGCAGAAAGGACGGGGGCCGGTCTTCTGAGCCCCACCTGGGAAGGGACTTAGGCATTAATGCGGGGTCTGGCTGGCTGAGCAGAGCTCTAGGCCCTTGAGGAAAACagaggacattttttaaagagcttttattAAATTCTCCCCACACAGCGTCTCTTGTCCCATTGGCACAGCCCCGGGGTGTGTCCACCAGAGAGAGGGCTCCGTCAGTGTTCTCcggtggctggggctgggcttGTCCATGCAGGTGCGGAGCTGGCCTTGCTGGGTGGTCCTGGTGTAGGAGGGGCTCAGAAACTGCGGGGGAGGGTGGATGATTGTGGGCACTGGTAGCTGAGGGCAGTCTCCCCTGTCGGGATGGGGGGGCTTGTCTCCTCAATACACACCCTGAGATGCTCCTGAGATGCTGGGAGGGCCCAAAACACCCCAGCTCCATGGCGGGAGGGGTGTGGGCAGCTGTGGCCAGGCCGCTCCTCCGAAGGGCAGTCCTGGGGAAAGGAGCCCTTCCCGTGAAacagggaggagtggggggcaggggggtggggcagaaggaccGGCCTGCAGGGCTGTGAGGGAACAGGGGCCAGGCCGGGGCTCTGTTTGCTGCAGCTGGTGGAAGAgtcccttccctctctgagcctcatttccctTTCTGTCTAACGAAGAACTTGGCCTCTGGGTGCTCTCACTCTCCTTCATGAAGGACGCTGGGCCTGCATGCTTCATATTCTCTTCTCGATTGTTCTGCCCTGATTGCTCTGCCCGCTTGGCCTAGGCACACTCAGGATGTTGCAAGCAAGTGTGACACGGGGGCATCCCCTCCATCCCACCCACcttgggagtgtgtgtgtgtgcgcgcgcgcgctcaGATGGGGGGCTCCTGCAGGCTTgcactggcgggggggggggggtgaggagcGGGAGCCCCGTCGGCCCGCTTCTCGGCTTCCCGCGCCGGCCAGTCTTGACATGCGGCCCCCCGAGGGGCCGGGGGGCGCCCGGGCCTCACAGGAAGTTGGGCTCCCGCACCACGAGGCAGGGCGGGCCCCCGCTGCCCCCGCCGCCGTCCAGGGGCCGGTACACGAAGTGGAAGTCGCGCTTGGGCTCGCTCCGCAGCAGGTAGCCCTTGATGCGGTGCGGCAGCGCCTCGTCGGCCAACTGGAAGCAGCGCCCGTCCACCAGCACGAACAGCCGGTGCTCCTGGGGCCGCGGCACCTCGAACTTGTCGGCGCACTGCGCGCACAGCGCCTCGGCCGGCGTGTCGGCCCGCGACGCCAGCGTCCGCGACTGGTGATCGGGCTCCAGGTACGACACGCAGATGAAGTCCTGCGGGGCGAGGCGGAGGGGGCTGGCGTCACCGGCGGGGCCCAGCGGGACCCCGACCCTGCGAGCGGGCACGGGGGGGCGGGAGGAGCGCAGTGGCCTTGGACGAGCCCattgccctctctgggccctgggctcTTCTCTAGGCACACAGGGGACGGCAGGAGCGGTCGTGCGGTGGGAAGTCGGGGCCCCTGCGGCTGACCCGGCTGTGTGACCCAGGCCGGGGTCCTTctgtctctgagcctcacctCTCACAGGGCCGACCTTGCGGGGTGAGTCAGCGGGGGTTCTCGGCAACGAGGAGCGAGCGCGCCCCCTGGTGGCCAGTCGGCGGCCTCGCCGCCAGTATTCCTCCGTCACCCACTTCCTCAACAATTCCTCCCCACGGTCCCcgggcacccccaccccaggcccagcgCTGGGGCACCGAAGCTGCATAAAGAAAATCGAATGCGCAGACCCCAGGCCGAGCGGCCCACGGTGCAGCTGGGGCTGCTAAGGCTGGCGGAACTAGGGCTGGAGAAatctggggatgggggtgggggctccgaggagcaggggggcaggaggggcgggAGGCTTAGTGAAAGGGGCAGGGGAGCTGGGCCTGAAGGCGGGTTTCGGACGGATGGAGAGGGGCACCGCAGCAGCTAGGCGGACAAGGGTGAGGCCCTGCctgcggggctggggctgggagcacACGCACAAACCTGAACAGCACCTACACCGGCTTCCACCAGCCCCAGAGGGAGGGCCGTATGGTGGAAGGATGGGCCCTCCAGTTCCTGCCTGGCTTTGAATCTGCTCCCACCGTGTGACCttgacctccctgagcctccactTTCTCCACTGTAAACTGGGATAACACCAGCCCTTGCACCTTGGCTGCGCGGAAGCAGACAGACTAGCTCCCGTCCCCCGgccccctgagggcagggaggaggccgTGTGTGCGGGGCTGCCCCCTTGTGGAAGGTTGGTAACAGCACAGCTGACCGACACGACCACCGCTTAAGAGTGAttataattaggggcgcctgccttccactcaggtcacgatctcagggtcctgggatcgagccccacgtagggctccctgctcagcggggagtctgcttctccctctccctctgcccctctccctgctcgtgttctctctctaataaataaataaaatctttttaaaaaaagagtgcttATAATTATGGCTACAGAGTGGTGAGTGCATATGAGGCgctgggaggaagcagaggggtGGTGCCCCCCGACTCCAGAGATAGTGCTGAGGGGGTTCCTCGCCCCCCATCCCGGGCCTCTCTCCTAAGCTTTATCTCCCCAGTGAGCGACACCGATGCCCTGCCTGGCTTAGCACTGGGAACCTACAAAGTAGAAGCAAGAAGTAAGGAGTCCCGTGGTCAGGCTTGGATCAGGAGTGCCCATATTGTCAGAGTCGGTGGAGGGACACGTGTCCCAGGAGGGGATGGGCAGCGGTGGTGGGCTGGAGCCTGCTCCTCCCAACTTATGCTGGCTCATAACCAGCTTGAGAAAGCCAACTGTGTACATCTCTTCCCAATCTCAAGTTCAGTGATGCCAAGTTAGTAGCTTGAAATTGGTcgtggtgggagtatttacaccatggaaattgacAGGAGATTGGAgctgctttttttctccccagagaGCCAGTTACTAACATTATCAAGACACCACTGAGTAGAGGAGGGGGGCATCATCTTGGTAGCCTAGAACATGTATTGGGGAGGCAGCTCATCTGGTCCCCAGTCGACCTATGCTGATAGGAAAACTGAGttccagagaggggcagggacagctCAGGGTCACAGAGCAAGCTGGTACAGAGCTGGGTCCAGACCTTCAGCCTTTTGCCTCCCAGACCTGGGTTCTGTCTGTTACAGAGGGACCATCCTGAAAGCCAGGAGTGGGGTTCAGGTCCAGTGTGTTCTGGGTGCCAAGGGAGTGAGACTGAAGAGCTATTTCCAACTCTGGGTTGCTGCCTGGCTCGATGTTTTAATTCTCTCCATTCTGCACACAGCCCAATCCCACTCTGTCCCAGGCCCTGGGTGTGGGGCTCCTGGGACATGTGAGCCACGGGCCCTCCCTTCCAGAGCAATGGCTCCATACTTAGACAGTCATGATATGGTTAGATATGTGCTATAATGGGGGAAGCAGCAGCAAGAAGCACAGAGGAGGGCATCTAACCTGGGCCGCAGGGAGTGGGGGACAGGTCCGGGGAGGTGGTTCGAAGAAGGCTTCTCAGAGGGTCTGTCAGACCAACTGAGAATGGGCAGTGGCAGCCAGTGAAGAAGAGATTGAGCAGCATGGGCGGAGGCTGAGCACCAGGGACTTGAGCTCAGCATGTTCGGGGAAATGGGGGTAGCTTGACGGGATGCAGTGTAGGGGTGTGGGGGATGATGAGAGGGTAGGAGGCAGGAGTCCAGCCACGCATGGCTTGAATACTGAGTGTGTCTAGGGAGAGTTGGGGCGAATGGTGGCTGGATTGGAGGGGCAGGGGACCCTGGCAGCTGCTGCATTTGTCCAGGGACAAAAGCGGCAAGGCTGTAGGTCAGCTCACGGGCTCCGCAAAGGGGAACTGGCAAGACTAAGTCCACATCTCCGGGCATAGTGGGCACTAAGGAATGTGGGATTAAATTATCATCCCCGCCCCCAAATCCGGTCTTGTCTGCTCAACTCAAATACCCAATGTGTCTGTGATACTTTTCTAAAGCCCTGTCCCCCCCAACCAGCCGGCGTCAGGCTCACTAAGCTGGGGGGCCATGGGACTGGcggccccctcccgccccgccaGCCCGCGTCCCAGGCGTCACCTGCACGGAGGAGCGCGAGGCCCGGGCCTTGTTGAGCGTGCGCCGGCGCTCCCAGCGGTGGATGGAGTCCTGCACCTCCATGCTCAGCTGCCGGGTCACCGTGATCTTGTCGTAGTTCTTGATGTGCTCCAGGGCCCCGTAGGTGGTGGTCAGGTAGTAGGACCCTGCGGAGACCAGGGAGTGGAAGCTGAGCTGGGACCTCCTCGCCCCGCCCCCTTCTCCAGGCTCCACCCACCGCCGCTGCCCAGGGCACACCTGCCCCTCCGTCACCTGCACATTCGCAAACTTCAAgtccaacaccccccccccaaagatggTCTTTGGCTCCCCTTCAGGAtggaacttctttttctttttcttttcttttttttttttttttaagattttatttatttgacagagagagacacagcgagagagggaacgcaagcagggggagtgggagagggagaagcagactccccgctgagcagggagcccaatgcggggctcgatcccaggaccccgggatcatgacctgagccgaaggcagatgcttaacgactgagccacccaggtgcccctggaacttatttttcaaatgagtttTGGAAcgccttaaaatttatttttttaaaagatttttaaattcatttatttgagagagagagagacaaagatagtgacagagagcacaagggagGGAGGTAAGCGagcacacgagtggggaggagcagggagaagagggagaagcagactccctgctgagcagggagccctatgcggggcttgatcccaggaccctaggatcatgacctgaggcgaaggcagatgcttaatgactgagccacccaggcacccctgttttaaaatttaaaggtcACATGAGAAACTGATAATCGTGGATGTCTTTAGCGTGGGGGAAAGGGGTGGCTGGGAGACTTCTCATCTCAGagtgatatgtgtgtgtatatagacagacacacacatatgttctagtctaaaaaatacttttcaaaagatgtagaaaaatgttAGTTATGGTTAATACTTTTACACacgatttttaaagatttaagggaaataaaaaattcaaattcttcatttctcCACTCTTTTACTTACGTTAATTCACATGTGTTTCCTAAGGTAATTTAACCGTTCAGAGACTTGGACTGCAAAATTTACATGAGGTTTTAAGATAAAAGACAATCATTTGCACAGATGCTTACAAGTTCACTCTTCTTAGCTTGCTAGGGGTTTGAGTTAAAATGTTAGTGAAGCACTGACCTCATTGAGCCTTGTCACTTTAGAGAGACGGAGGGTACAGCTcttccctgggcctccctccCGA is drawn from Neomonachus schauinslandi unplaced genomic scaffold, ASM220157v2 HiC_scaffold_1098, whole genome shotgun sequence and contains these coding sequences:
- the LOC123323809 gene encoding ras and Rab interactor 3-like — encoded protein: SYYLTTTYGALEHIKNYDKITVTRQLSMEVQDSIHRWERRRTLNKARASRSSVQDFICVSYLEPDHQSRTLASRADTPAEALCAQCADKFEVPRPQEHRLFVLVDGRCFQLADEALPHRIKGYLLRSEPKRDFHFVYRPLDGGGGSGGPPCLVVREPNFL